One Pomacea canaliculata isolate SZHN2017 linkage group LG1, ASM307304v1, whole genome shotgun sequence genomic window, TCCGCCCTGTGTTTGTAAGGCGCAACGCTCACCTCTCCTTTTCTTGGTCTGCTTCTACTTTACATGTGAGGCCCACTGCTTGTAAGTGGGTAGACGTGGGGTGTAGATATGCCTGTACAAGTGCAATGCTCCTGTCCCCTCCCCTACCCTTATTCAACATACTCGAGTTTTGTCTCACTCACCTTTTATTTTAGGTCtgagtaataaaaaaattgtggcGCACGAAGGGCAGCAACTGCTGCGATAGATCACTATCGGTTCACTGAGTGCGTGCAGGCACAAGTGCTGGAGAGAAAGGCACAAAGAAAAGGCTCCAGATGTTTGATGATTGTGTGTTTCCTATGGTCTAGCTGCTTGAGTAGGAAACATAGTAACAACATACTGGCTGGGTTGCTTCCCTTGCACTATCAGTCTGCATCTCCTCAGCCCCAGCCAATGTCAGATTAGAATCACCATGTTACAGAAGTTCTCTAGGCTAaatgttcatttaaattttatagtGATGTACAAAaggtcttttttctgtcaagtTCCATCAACTTGTAACAAATTACCCGTCAACCTGATTGTTTGACCACCTATTGTTATAGATTCCAGAAACGATCACAGGAACcgaagcacacaaaaaaaaaaaaaattgaaaaaaagattatgacgacgatgatgatgatgatgatgatgatgatgatgatgatgatgatgacgacgattattattatttctgatggACCTTTTTAGcccaaaaacattatttcagcGACGAGAAACAACGATtggcttttctttgtgtttttgtgtgtaggtgtgtgtgttcccGCGCGCTACCACTGtcttgagaaagagagacacaaAATACCTGTCATTATTCATGGGTTTTCAGTATAGAATAACATGCAGATAATAACATGCTATTAACAGTTCTTCTTGCCCCTGCGATGTGCCAGCCAGCCACTAAAAACATTGAGACATTTTTATGATCTTTTTGTGGTGGCCCTTGCTACTCGGGGCGCAGTATAACAGGACTGGACACAATGCTCAGTCAGAAACTTGTTTACCAATAAATTGCCAACACATCTGTAGTCCTGCGAAGGTTTGGCGCTTCGTCTCTGTGGCCAGTTAGAACGGTCTTCACGCAAAGTATACAATGTGAGCAGACAGGAGGACCAGTCTGATGACCAGTTGTCCGTACAGTAATGTTCTTACCATTCAGTATTTAGCTCAAcatgtattaatgtattaaTGTAGTGGGTGAAGGACCCCATGATACTAAAGTTGCATTGATCAGGTGTTCGATTTACAGCCAGGACTCAATTCACTTCTAGTTACCATGTAGCTTACAATCACTTTGAACCTCGTGTTCCTTCCGGTTTTCTTCTCGACCTACTCTGAGAAGGTATTATAAACCTGAgagatttataatttaaaaaacgaAACATAACATGCACCACCACCAAGCACAATGACCGACAAGGTTAAAGGTCAAGTACCAACCCATTTTAATTGCATGTAAATCAAGTACACTTATACAGTCTGCAAATATCAAAGATTTGAAAAATAGAAGAGACGACAAGCATTTCATTTaacgacaaaataaataaaatacacattcacATAAACGGTGAGGTTGATACGAAGgaacaataaatgttattttattgttactttgCTTACAGTTTATAAATTAAACCTCTACTCGAATTTTTATGCAGTTACTCATATGCACTTACACGTCTATCTACAAAATACATAGATACAGAAAAGGAACTCTTTatatataaagaacaaacaGACATTAGATAAATAGATACaaatgtacatatatgtgtACAGAAATCCCAGTATTGTACAATTTGTCCAAACAAACCTATTTTCCTAGCCGCGGGTTTTAACGAGGCGTCGGTCGtcacagaaaaataagtttgcaTTAAGTGCGTCCTGGATGTCTTCggagataaatatttaaacatcgTAGATGTTTAACAACTGCAATCCGGATACAGGAACTCTACTTGAAcctcatttttgtttcatgctttATTCATCGACGGCGGTTACTGAGAGATGCGAGCATGTTCTGACAAAACACTCTCGTGTCCCTCTCGTCTTTGATGGTTGAGGTTACGATGCACAACTTGTCTCGAAAACGGATTCTTGTCATCAAAAGTGCATCCTATTCGGTGACCGGATCATTCtcttttcaatgtttatatttatttgatttcttaCCTTGTTGCGCCTGAaaagttaaattaattttttttaagaaaaataatattattagtgtttaaaaaaaaattaaatggcatgactttttataaatgtatCTGCCATAAATGAGTTACAGTTATCTTACAAATAAGACTGAAGATAGATAAGAAACGTCAAATCGCAGTCTGAAGGAGAACTTCGTGTATTAGCACCGACATGACTactaccaccacaacaacaacatcagtaTCGCCATCATTTATTAATGTGACTGCACACTGCTCACGCCAGCTGGGAGTCTGCCATCTCCTCTGACTGATATCAAGAGATGGAGCAGATATGAACACACGCTCACTGCAcgagagaccaaaaaaaaaagtacttgcATCCTAGCTTCACTTTCCACCACAACTATTTTACTAATGATATGCACATGACCTTTAGTCTCGTGAGCAGCCAGGACCTGTGTATAGGTGACTTCAGTTTCTCATTCATGACATTCACGAAAATATTGCCGCAAGTTAAAGCGCAGTTTTAATGGGTTTACGGATACCCCGAGTACAGGATGTCAGCGGGGTGACCTGTATTACATCTGACGCTatcaactaaaataaaaagacacacGATCGTCATTTGGGAGGTCCCGACATTCCGTGGGGGGAAACAGTAATGGCGAGGAAGGTGGAATATAGTTTCACGCCCCCATCATGAGAATGAACTGTGTAGTGAGTGAAAATATCCACGCAAACTTATCTCCACAGATCACGTGTTTGGAGTATATGTATGGTGGGTGTGTATGTATAAAATTGCTGTTGACATGTTTATGTCGAGAGGTCCTTCTTATTATTCTAATGAGAAATGTAGAGAAGAATATAGCATGCATGTCCGTTAGTCCACGTGCACCGAGGAAACACGCGCATGCATGCTGAGGACAGCTGAGGTCTCGATAAAGGACCAGAGGGAAGGAGGTCACTCACTATATCCAGTCACCTGCCTCGCCACCTCTCCCCCACACCTACCCTTTGAAAGGTCAGGTCGAAGAGGGGTCACAGTGCAGATAATATAGACACTGCGGGCGCGCGCgcttacacgcacacacgcaccgtgctggctggctggcccgGTGGATGTACCACGTCTTGCAGGTCGGAATCACTGGCCCAGTACGCTCAGGGAGTCGGCATTGTGAGTATACGTACCTGTATGTCTTGTGGTTGATTGTAGTCATCGAATAGAATCTTTGTGCCATCAGAACAGAGCCCTGCCCTTTGACCCTTATGGTCTACAAAGCAGCTTTCAGACGTCACTGTGAATATCTGTTGAGCTattgatgtttttctttctttctttccttcgcgactggtctttcttcctttccttttaaaTGTAGTGAaatgtcttcaattttttttttttttttttttttttttgtaagttggTAATACACATGTAAGTTGTGGTGTGGATATTATTGAGACTTTGACAATGAATAATGGTTGTCGAGTATTGTTTAGGTCTAGAAAATGTGAATTGTTATGGTTCTAACATTGTACAGAGGGAGGTCTGTGTCTTTACTTTTCGTTGCATCACGTTCACGCAACACAAATGTTTTTCAGCGACCTGTCAAGTGAGGTGTATCTTGCGAATGAATGATACTGAAGGTAAGTAAATGGTTTTCATCCTCCTTTAGAGAGAtgtttccacacacacacacacacgggtacATGTAATGTGGTGTAAGGGTAGATACTAAACGTTACATGCACATTGCCAGCAGTACACtgttacgaacactactgtcactgcagttaaatgctaaaataaagatGGGGCACAGTGTTTGAGATTATAGATGTAATGAAACGTATCTGAACATACACCCacgcgtgaacacacacacacatcctctccCATTCTTACTTCCTTTCtatccccatctctctctctctagtaaAGCTGTTGTTGCCATCATCTAAATTTCAAACATCACAGCCCACTGTGTAAATAAATCGTCATCTCATTTTAATGAAACCTAACACCGTTAGTAACGTGAAGATGAAGACAGAGACAAGTTTATTTCGGTAATGACACATAAAACTATCCGAGGACAAACCGGGGTTAAACACACAGTTCTCGTGTCACGATGTTTCCTCGTCCTTTATCGAGGTTCGTCACAAGCTAGATAATGGTGcgctttgcaaaaaaaaaaaaaaagtccatggGCACACCGCTCCCTAATCTTTCGTTTTGTGTACCCGAGTGCTTCTACCGAATTTCTAACTTTATACTTTATCAAGGGTGGCTAGTTCTGCCCTACTTTATTGTTCTAAGGGTAAGCGCTACCCTGTTCACATTGTGTACAGGACACTCCACTCTCGCCACACCATGACACAGCATGACTTTAGTGgacaaaactgattttaataACGACCAAACACATAAGTTTTCATGCAAGCCGATTTATACatcccccacttttttttttctttgtctttcttcctgCTGCTTCGTTCTCAGAGCTTTCAGTCTTACAGTCCTGTGAATTCTTTACAGGTAGCAACCCTCTCCTTAGCACCGAAGTTCTTTGTTCTGTTGTGTCTGGGAGAGGACCTTAGGTTCCATCTGTATtgtattatgtttattactAGCGACTGCCAGGAGTGAACGAAGCCAGGAGTTAAGCTTGCCTAGAGACGAGGTTGTTGCCAATGCACATGGTCTGTGGCAATgcactgtttgtgtttgtttgtctgtctgtcaataGGCTCTGCACGTCATGAACCAACTGATATTCAAGCTACCGGCCATATGAAACACTGCTGCTCATTCTCTATATCAAGTCTTCGTATGTTCCAACGGGCAAGGATACCAATTTTTGACCAAGAACTCTAACGGGGCAAGGTAAGTACATCTACTGAAAAGTTTCATTAAGaaactgttgtttacttttctttcattatcgTAACAATATAGTCTTTCATCCATCTGAGACAGACCATCTGTAGAGAGAAAATATACTGACAGACTTTTGTGGACAACTGTTTTAGTTACTAGGAAAGAGAACCGTTGGCTCATGTCAACTGTTGCTATTTATAGCCCCTTATCGGAGCTCTAACGGGTAGCGGACAAGTGAGTTTGTTGGGGTGTgagggtatgtgtgtgagaaagactGAAAGTGCGAGCTGGAAAGGTTTGCTGTAGACAGAGTTTGTCCCAAATCGAGTGAGATACCGACCATCTCCCACAGAGAGACACACCTCTCACAGATACTGAGACACGTCTATCTTAGTAAGACCCTTCTCACATACAATATAATATGTCGCTTCCAAAAATAATATCTCTGTTTATACCTCCTCCCTCTTTTCTAAATTATTCTAAGCTGAGAAGGGTTTCGAAATAAGATCTTCATACCGACACAGATAGCTCTGCATCTCAGTGTCAAGAGATCGGTTACATTTCCTTGCAGTTTGTTcagaaacagattttatttatgtCAACCAAACTGAATTTTCATCGATGAATAAGAAGACCCTGACAACGACTATAGTGAGCAGTGTTCACTTTCATGTCGCTTCATGGGTGTGTGTCTCCTTTAACGAGCGTAGCAGAGCGCCTTAGTGTAGAACTAAATGTAGTTTAGCCTTATAACATGACAGTTTGATTACTAATGTAGTCTAGAACCATAATAACACAAGcaatataaacattaacatCCATTAGTTTAGACTGTGATTACCTATCAACGATGCTGGGCAGTAGTTGAAATAGATTATAGCAATACATGACAAACATTTCCACTTCTATTTTTCGTCGTCCGTGTGATAAGGCCAACATCCGGAGACATCAACTTTTGCTATCATTTCGACTCCATCAAGAGCATATTTAACAGTCCTCGTGAAAGTGCTTAGTGAACGAAGGACAAACAAGAGTACTTGTCGAGCTCTCACCGCTACACAGGTGTGATAAGAGAGGGTCTCAAAGGTTGGGATAACAGGTAAGAGCAAGGACAGACGGGTCTATCTTGTCCTAGCTCATTGCTGAGAGCAGCATTTGGTTGCTATGTCATCATATTATTGTCTTACATTATATCAAGACATACTGAGGTCCTACACTGTGTCTGATATCTCACTTTATGGCAAGTCGGATCTTTCATTATGTCGATGACATCCTACCCGTATTCCCTCAATATGAAAGATATTGTTGTTTTCCCTTGTCTCGAGGGATTCTTGTATCCAAGAATTActtcaaataaatacaaaactaagAATTActtcaaataaatacaaaactattCTGAAGATGAGCACTAAGTGCATCGCTTTACTCGAATTTTATATCAATGAAAACTCTTATCGAAAACAATTGTCGGGAGCTAGGTTGATATGTCTAGAGCTCAATTTTCCAGCTTTCGCGAACGAACCTCGCCTTACTCTTTTCCAATGCTAGACCAatgaaggtaaataaaattatttgtttgctccatctttagaaaaaaaaaacactttctaaTCAAACTTCGTACTCGCGTGGTCATCAGAGAGATCCACCCTTATATCAGGGTGGATTTATTGCTGTAATAAACTGAACGTTTCGTGACCTCACTGCTGACATCAGGAAAGCTCGTGCACTTCATTCAGGAAGTGCGACAAAAGAACACTTTCCTCCGAGCAGAATGAATCCAGCGATGAAAGGAGGAAACTCATTGCAACGACCCCCCGCGAAGTAACAAACTACTGAGAGTTGTTACAAGGGTACCCGGCTAACCACGAGGAGGGACACACTCTTGACGCAAGcaaagtggggggggggggacaaaaAGTTCTGATGTCACGATTTTAGAATACGCTGACAGAGTGAAAACGATTTGAATCTTGGGGCACAACGACACAAGTAGCCAGCCAGGGTGTCATGTGACCTAGCGACCGGCTTTGTGGTGGTTCCCAGGTGTTGCATACAGGTGTTGAGGACTAGTATCTGCTTTAGAGTAGCTGTTGTGTTAAGGATCAGTAGAATATGTCAAACATTCTTAATACATGTTGGGGAATAGCTGTATATGACATAGGTAGTGGAGAGGCGCTAGGCTCGTTCATGTCGGGAGCGTGACGGCAGCTCACTGTTCACTCTTCTCTCGCCACAGCCAGATGGAGGCCGAAGACGAACGATCGGGGCTCCACCGCATGGGCAGCATGGCCGTCACCTTGGCCATCGTGCCGCTGGTGGTGGGCTTTGCCACGGAGCACTGGCTGGAGGCCGACATGCGGTCTGTTGGTCTTTGGAAGTTCTGCAACGACGTGGCCTGCCGACCCCTCCAGTCAGACGACGTGCCAGGTAACCATTGACATGATGGCCCTTCCCACACCTTGAAGCAATAAGAACCCGTTAGGTGGCCCTGACCTTTAGGCAGTAGCCACAAAGGCAGTAGCCATTACAACGGATACTTAATCAACAGTAGCGCTGTATGAGTCGGCTGACTAGGACGCACGTGAGACCTGACTCTGAATCCAGGGACCGACGGTATTGACCGGATCCCCCACCCCTTGTCAACCCGAGGCTTGATCCTACAAATGGGTTGTTGACCTCGGAAATATCCCCAGGACTTCAAGGTGTACACCTGTCTGCACTTAGATGACCCTACGTTGACTTCTCATCGTCCAGTCCATATCGTGAGTCGATACTTGGGGTGGACGCGTTTAGCGACTAACAGCCGATGAGGGTTACAATGACGACCACATCAACGACTTTTTCAGGCAAACATGTCACACACAAGAAGGCATGACTTTTGAATTTGAAGAGCAGTTTCTTTCACTAGATTAAAGACCTAGATTACATATGTCTTCTAGTGCTACAGTGTAGGATACGGGTATTTGGTAAGCCGCTCTGTGTCTGCGTGAGTGTTCTAGCAAATagttgcgtgcatgtgtatgcgaGTTTGTAGGAGTAAggtatgcgtgcgtgtgcgtgtgtgtggacgagagagagagagaacacataAAGCTTTGCGGTGCTGACTGTGCTTGACCTGTGGTGACCTGGCAGACTGGTACAACGTGGTGCGGGCGCTGGCCGTGATGGGGTTGTGTCTGCACCTGGTGTCGGTGGTCACGGGCTTCTGCTGCACGGTGCTGGGCGGCCACGAGCTCTTCACACTCTCCATCGTGCGGCGACTGGAGGAGATGTCCGCTGTCATCGCCGGTTAATAtactttttcttcactttttttttctacaaacacCCAATCCGCACACGTTTGTTCattcactcttctctctctctgctctctaCTCTATTCGCACTCTCATACAAGCATCAGTCTTGGGTTTTTACTCCGTATTTTTGCCTTCGTTGAGAATAAGGTTTGTGGGGTTGCCGAGGTAATTAGCTGGGGTTACTCGCAAAGTATCCTGGGAAAACATAATCAAACTAATTCCAAATCCTTATCTTGTTTTTGAAGGTCTTTTATCATTAGAGCCTTGGTACGCTAAAAAGAACTACTTAAACAGATTGAACTGGCATGTTCTAGAAAGCCGAATTATCAAAATGGTGTTCAACGACCTCACAATCCTCTACAAAAATATAGGTTAGCGGATAGGCGAGTGGTTATAGTATTGGTGTCCGGTTCGATGCCCGTATAGCGCAACAAACTCTTTCCCCCACATCCCTCGCTCAGTCGACCCATGAAGTGTGTTTTGACTCTATagagggttggagaaggtaTAAAACAGCAAAGGAGAGGAGATTGACACCGACCTCACATAAAGATGGCCTCTTGAAAAAGGAGGTCTAAATACTTCACTCCCCAACCACTTCAAAAAACGTTTACGACCTTTACCTCACCTCTTTAAAATACATAagctaaatgtttttatatcacTGCTTATATCAACCACTGACTTCCCACGCGTGGAGAGTCCCAGATGATACCTTACTGCCCTTTCACACTGTAACCTTGTACAGAACGACACCTTCTTCCTTAGTTCACACATGACTTAGTCTTCCACTGTACTTTAACATCAGTGACATTCAATATCAGGAATAGTATATTtaattacatataaaaaaaaggggaaggaagaagaaaataggATTGGAGGCACTTCAGACAGACTGGACATTTTGTTTGCAGCTGGACTGATCGGAGCTTGCCTGGGCGTCTTCATGCAGTCCTCAGGAGAACATCCAGTCTTCAAGACTTTTGTGTTCGGCTGGTCCTTCTGGTCCTGCGTGACTGCCATCTGCCTGCTCGCCCCGTCCAGTGTGGTGATCGCCCTTGCGCGAGACGACTGTGTGTGGTGGCGCCACtgtgagagaagaaaaactgtAGAGAAGCACAAGATGTCTCTCTCCACGGAGGTAGAGTCAATGTGTTCGGCGAGTCTGACCATGAAGAGTCCTGCTGCCGGAGACAACCGTGGATACGTTTCTCTTCCCAAGCAGAATTTTCTCCATGAACTGAAGTCATCTGACGGTGTGAAGTGGTTCCATTCTCTCGAAAGCATTTCTTGTCAATCATCTCCAACAGAGAATCTGATCAGGAAGGATGCTAGTCTAGTTTAGGACATGATGATGATACTTTGAACAAGGTATTGGCAGCGGCCTTGGTTAAGACTATACTGAAATGTCTggacaaaagcacaaaacacaTGAACAGGGGCCCAGAATGAACATAGAAGTTTGCAGGGGGCATGtaagcacacatatatacaaaaggAGAAACGTGGatatacacagacaaacacataatACTTAAATACATCCTTGCATCAAGAACGTATTGAATCTTTGTGTAGAAATTCAGATGTGAGAATAGGGAAGTAATAATACACATAGATACTGGTAGAACAAGTGAGGGAATGGCCTGTCTGTAGTATTAACctattttaaattgttcttttcattgaacagtgattttgttttacacCTATGTAACCTGCCTCTCGTCAACATCAGTCGTATTTAACCATTGAGCTCATCGTGATACTGATCTCCTTGTAATCATGCAAGTGAACGCCAACACGCTCAGCACTTGCAAACTaatactgtctgtctgtctgtctgtctgtctgtctgtctgtctgtctgtctgtctgtctgtctgtctgtctgtacataTGTTATTGTGCCATAATGtgatcattcacacacacacacaaagcatggTCTTCTATCTGTGCGTGTTTGTGAGCATGATCACATGGATCTTTGGCCGAAAGTTGAAAGGTCAAAGAAATATCTTAATTGCAGGTTTTGAATGTGTCTGCTCTGTACCTAGTCAAGTGTTGCTGTATGTCGTTTGCTCTGTGACATTCCGACTTCTAATAAGAGCAGCAGCTGGTGTGCTGAGATGCTGGCCATTGCCTTGATAATAAAGATGTAATGCAGCCATACCAACTGACTTTATTTTGTTCCAGTGACTTCAACCTGTGCAAGTATCCACCTttactaacactaacactaacactaacatttacacacacacacacatatatattttcactCACATTTTCACTCACATATTCACTTTCATACCTAAGAATGCACGCTCAAGTCTTTGTTCATTTAATCATACACAATACCGAGAGACCTTTCTCACTTAAGATTTACTGTCCTCTTGTCCACAACAGCCGGCATGTTTACCAAGGCCAGCGCCTGTcgttagtaaatatttataaacaagaaagcaaagagGACTTCAAGGCACAGCAGGTGAATTCGATCAAAGTCATaaattttgtgacaaaaatttATAACAGCTCCCATGATGGAAGACAGGTACTGTCTGGGATCAAAACTTACAACCATACATTCATCTCATGTACCTGCCTGCATTTCTTTGTCTGATATTTAGGTCGGAGGGTTTTCTAAAAGAGATTTATAATTGATTTTGCTGAAtcactgttgttttttgtgagttggtgtataaatgtgtgtgagtTCGTGAGTGcgtattttgtttgtgtgtttgtgtgtgtaaattttCCTTCCCTACCAGAACCTAATTGTAACCAAGTAATGTAACCCCTTTCCTCGGTTTCGATGTACTAGTAGTTTTCAATTTTTCCTGGGACAGATAAAGATATTGCACTAAAGTGGAAAGCCATGTTTAGTGTGTCTCTTCGCTGCAACTTCCTCTTTCCCTACAGGACCTCCATCCCCGCCTCCACCTCCGCCCTTTACTCCACCAATCGGACCTCCTCTCTTTCGACACTGGTGATAGAAGGACGGGTTGTCGCACCAGGACATACACACATCTCAATATCTTCACTGGTGATGCGAGATCAACAACGCACAATGTCACCGACTCACGCAGACAGGAACGAACCCTCGCTCTCCCACTgagttttaattcttttgttcGTCTGACAGCGCGTGCCGTTGACTTTTGCCCAACAAAGGGGAAAGAAAACCTCACTGACTTTTTAATGCACAGAACAgaggggaagaggaaagaaaacaataaagactCCTTCAACAGAGCGCCCGTTAGGGTAATGGACatgagtggctcaccgtgtctaGAGGACGATTATGGATTTTTCCGCTGCGCTGACGCTGCCTGATAAATCAAGTATCCATTTCTGTATCCAAAGCTGCTGGGTGTGTCGGTGGAATTTTCCAGTCCCCGAGCAATGTCAGTCATGTAAAGTAAAGTCAGAGTAAAGGTCAGCCATCAGAGGTCGCAGCAGTCTGTTTGACCTCCGTTGACCCCGCGTTTCGAAGATTTCTCACACTAAGCCGCAGTGTTTGCTCGGTTTGCTGGAGTTTTCTCGCCATGTCAACTAGGTATAGTGAAATATTAAGTGACAGTACACAGTTAAGCGATGTTCTCTCGACCTCCTCAATCCACGTGACCCCTGAGAGCGATAATTTGACTGAGAAACGTGATACGTTTCATAAAGATGTCGAGATATTCTCCAAACAATCAGACTGGTCTTAGTAACCAAGTATATGCCATTAAGTTAGTGAGAAAGTTATacgagacatttttttttttttaccaaacaGCTAAAGTTAAGTTTATTTAAAGGTCCTTGCTTTTATTCCCTGGACAAAGACACAGAAAGGTGTAAATGTCATGTTTCTCATAAAGATGTATTTATTGCACCATCAGTGATAAAAACCTTACCAAACAGAAACATATTGGGATGCATATCACAAATGTGTGGCCTTAGTTACCTTGTCGTCTGTTAGTTCGTCACAACCGTTCTCGTCAATCTACACCATTTGTAGCACTATATCATCTGAAATGACTATTAGGATGAACTAACAACCTACTTGACAACTTTCTGGCAATGCTTCATCACCTTTAAATGGTTTTCTAGTATATTCATGTATTTGCTTTTGcttcacaaaattattttgtttcataaaagcTCAGTCTTAAAAGCTTTgtatcaatttttattttgcattctttCATCACTGatactatttttagaaaatgaTGACATCAAGTATCAAGTGAGaatgttaaaagtttttaaCACAACATGCGTTTGCCAAATTAGCTCATATACACATTAATTCC contains:
- the LOC112569244 gene encoding uncharacterized protein LOC112569244; this encodes MEAEDERSGLHRMGSMAVTLAIVPLVVGFATEHWLEADMRSVGLWKFCNDVACRPLQSDDVPDWYNVVRALAVMGLCLHLVSVVTGFCCTVLGGHELFTLSIVRRLEEMSAVIAAGLIGACLGVFMQSSGEHPVFKTFVFGWSFWSCVTAICLLAPSSVVIALARDDCVWWRHCERRKTVEKHKMSLSTEVESMCSASLTMKSPAAGDNRGYVSLPKQNFLHELKSSDGVKWFHSLESISCQSSPTENLIRKDASLV